Below is a genomic region from Gracilimonas sp..
CCTCCCAAATCGCATTAGCCTGCTGAAGGTTTGCCGGTAAGGCTTCGGTGACGCTGGTAATCAAATAGTATAGGCACCATCCTGCAACCACACTGTAATAAAACATAATAGCGGTAGCTACAAAACCTACAAAACCACCCAGCCAGCCTTTTTTCTCTCCAATCAATTCCACGAAAGAACCAACAACACCTTTTCTTCCATTGCGTCCCATTCCATATTCAGCGATGATGAGGGGGATAGACCAGAGGATCAGAAAGCAAATCCAGGCAAACAAAAATGCTCCGGCTCCTTCTTCTCCACCATTCTGAGCAGCTATGCGGGGAAACCGCCAGATATTACCCGTTCCAATGGCGATACCGAGCACACTCAAGATCAACCCTAGCTTAGAAGAAAACCGTTCTTTTGTATTCGCTGACATGCAAAAATATTTAAAGTTGAAAATACGATTCGAACTTTCCCGTTTTAGCTGCGAGAAGTTTAAATTCTTATGTATCTTACATTTTGATTAGTATAAGGCTGTGCTTATAATTGCGAGCCTATCATAAAATGTTATCAACGAATATCCAAAAACTTTTTTGAGCAGCTAACCAATTTTACATGCTTTCAGATCATAAAACGACCAACAGATATCTCGCTCTTTTTACCTTTATTGTTTCACTTGTTATTTATACGCTGACGCTTGCACCCACTGCCAGTTTCTGGGATGCCGGTGAATTCATAGCCGTAGCCCACGGTCTTCAGGTAAATCACCCACCGGGTGCTCCCTTCTATTCTATTGTGGGACGAATTTTTTCTATGTTTATGCCTACGGAATACATTGCCGTTAGCATCAACTTTATAAGTGCTCTTACCTCCGCTCTTACCGTGATGTTTTTGTACCTGATTGTAGTTCGCCTGGTCCGCGAATGGAAAGGAAATCCGGATTCCATGGAAATGATGGACAAGATTGGAATGTACGGCGGAGCTTTGGTCGGAGCACTGACGTTTGCTGTTACCGATACGTTTTGGTTCAGCGCCGTTGAAGCCGAAGTTTATGCCATGTCCATGTTCTTCACTTCTATTGTAGTTTGGATGGCATTGAAATGGGCCGAAAACTTCGATCAGCAATACAATGAACGATGGCTGGTACTCATTGCCTATATGTTTGGTATCGCCATCGGGGTTCACTTGTTGAACCTGCTCGCCTTGTTCTTTGTGGCTCTGATTGTATACTTCAAGCTGAAAGAGTTTGAATGGAAATCTTTCTTGCTGATGGGTGTTGGAGCCATAATTGCCTTTTTCTCAGTTTATCCATTTACCATTCAGATGCTTCCCACCCTTGCTAATGGAGTAGATGAAGCAACTTATGGATTGATTGGGCCTATGTTGTTCATCTTTCTCTTTATGGCTGCTGTAGCTTATGCCATTTATTACACGCACAAACATAAAATGCGTATAGCCAATATTATTGCTATCAGTTATGCGATGATTTTGATCGGATTTTCTTCATACTCAGTTATCATGATCAGGTCAATTGCAGACCCTCCGATTGATGAGAACGATCCTGAAACGGTGGAAGCTTTTATCAGTTACCTGAAGCGTGAACAGTACGGTGCCACTCCTATTTTAAAAGGAAATAATTACGACGACCAAACCGGTCAAATTGATCGTTCTGAAGAAGAGTTTTTCCCTCGTCGTTATTCCCCTGCCCCGAACCACCTTGACTATTACGGCCGCTACAATTCTGACTGGGCATTCTTTTGGGATTACCAGGTTAACCATATGTACATCCGTTATTTCAACTGGAACTTCATAGGGCGGGAAGCAGATATACAAGATACCGGTTGGCGGTCTGGCTTCAATGAACCTGCTTACCCGGATAATCCTGCCAGTAACGCTTATTTCTTTATTCCTTTTCTGTTAGGGTTATTTGGAATGATCTTCCACTTCAGTTCAGACTGGAGAAGAGCACTTGCCATACTCGCACTCTTTATTGTCACGGGGTTGGCGATTATTGTGTTCCTGAATCAACCCCCATATCAGCCGCGTGAGCGGGATTATGCCTATGTAGGCTCCTTCTTTGCCTTTTCGATTTGGCTTGGGCTGGGTGTAACCGGCATCATTGAACTCATAAAACAATATGCCAACAATCGAATATTGGGATATGCTGCCGTTGTCTTATGTCTGCTGGCCTCGCCTGTCTGGATGGGTTATCAAAACTGGGACGACCATGACCGCAGCAACCGATATGTAGCCCCAGATTATGCCCGCAACCTGCTGGAGTCTGTGGCACCTAATGCGATCATATTTACGAACGGAGATAATGATACCTTCCCTCTTTGGTATGCACAAGAAGTGGAAGGAATTCGTACCGATGTGCGTATTGTTTGTCTAAGCCTTTTGAATACGGACTGGTATATAAGACAGCTGAGGGATCAGTGGTCACATGAATCAGCTCCGCTCCCGATTTCTCTTTCTGATGAAGAAGTGGAACGCGTAACAGCAGGTATCAGCCAATGGCAACCTCAGGACGTTACAATTCCAGTTGATAAAGAGATGCTTAGAAATGCATTCTCCGAAGACATGAAATACAAGGAAGCTATAGGCGTCAAGCCAGATACTTCACTCCCTATCCTCCAAAAAGGCGTTGATTTTGAAATGCCTGTAGATTCACTTGATGATGTTGTTAGCTGGAGAATGAACGGGCGTTTCTATGGCCAAAACCAACAGGGTGATCGCATCTATTACCTTCAGGTACAAGACCGGTTAATTCTGGATATTCTGCAAAACAATAACTGGCTCCGACCTGTTTATTTTGCAAATACTGTTTCCAGCGAAAGTCAGCTCAACCTTCAGGATTATTTCCGAACCGAAGGCAAAGCTTACCGCGTAGTACCTAAAAATTTCGGTGCAGGACGTGACGGACATATCAATCCGAAGATTTTTACTGATCGTATCGAGAATTTCAAATTCCGTGAATGGAATAACCCGGATGTTTATTTTGATGAAAATATCCGCAGAATGCTCAGCAACTACCGCTTCAACTTTATGTCGCTGGCAATGACTTATCGTGAAGAAGGTAAACTGGATAGTGCGCAGTATTGGATGAAATGGGGTGAAGAGAAAATACCTTTCCGCCCTTCTGAAACCAATGAGTCGCTTAAACTGCTTTATGCCGTAAGGTACTCGCAGGTAGATCTACATGATGATGCCATGCGCCTGTCCGGAACTGCAATTGAAGGCATTAAAGAAGATTTAGAGAAAAATCTGAATCGCTTTTCAAACATCGAAGCCGAATTTAATGAGTTAAATCAGCAGCTGCAGAGTGCACAGTCGCGCGGAGATATTCGCACACAGCGAGAAATCCGGCCACAGTTGCAGCAGTTAAATTCTGATGCACAACAATATTTAACAGCTGTACGTACAGCTCGTCAATCCCTGGTATTAGTACAATACACTTTCTTCCAGGGTGGCAATACAGAAGAAGCTAATGTACTGGCAGAGGAAGTCAATATGCTTATGGGCAGCAACTTCCCTCCAATGCCAGCGTCTAAACAAGCCAGCGAACAGGAAATTCAACGCTATGGAATCGATTAACTCTTTCATTTAATATTATGAGAAGGTGCCGTATATTTCGGGACAATTAAATAGCCAGCTATGATTCACCAGTTTACAAAAGAAAATATTGATGCCATCGGTAAGGTCTTGGGAACCAAGCCAAAACCATTAGGCAATGATGTGTTCAGGTTTGAAGTTAAAAATGAAGAAGAACCACGGAAACTAGCCCTCGAAATTCATCTTGGGCTGGACGTTAGTGATGAGCAGATGAACATGGTTTCTGTTTATGCTTACAATACCTTCCTGCAACTTCACAACTGTACCGCTTTTGTAGCAAGTGAAATGCTTCAGCAGGTTACCTTTTTCGGGAAATCAGGTAATAAAACATCCGGACTCATTGTTGAGAAAACAGCCGGCTGTAGTTTATATGCCAACGTAGATAACTCTATTCTAAGTGGCGACTTTACCCAGCTTCCTGAGGACATGATGATGTGCGGTATTGCCCTCTCCCTCACCGAGTCTATGGACGACGATTTCACCTTCTAAATCATCCATCTTGAAAACTGAATCGTCCATCCTTCAACTTTTTAATGAAAGCGATGAGAAGATTCCGCTCAGCCAATCCAAAGCTGAGTCTATCCTGAATATTATATCGAAGCATGAAGAAGCTGATTTCGCATTGATCGAACTTGTTTATGTAGATGAACAGGAAATTGTGCGAATCAATAAAGAGCATTTGAATCGCTATTATGTAACCGATATAATTTCATTTCGTTATGATGACGGTTCAGAAGAAAAAAATAACAAGGCTATTGAAGGCACCCTTTTTTGTTGTGCTCCGCGGATAATAGAACAATCAGCGGAATTCAAAGAGCCCGTTGAACGAGAATTTCAGCGAATTTTCATTCACGGTCTGCTTCACTTAATCGGATATGAGGATTCTTCAGAAAAAGAAAAATCGACAATGACTGAGCTTGAAAATAAATATTTGGCACTTGCCGAAGCCAACAAATAGGCAATTTCTGCGTACATCAGTCCAAAACTTCGGATGAATAAACAGGACAATACAGATATCATAAAAGAGCGGAGCAAACAATACGGTTCCCAGCTTTGGGAGCTCATCCGCACCCAGGTAGACAAACACTCAACCCTGCCCGAAAAAAAGGGCGAACTTGCTATTCCGCCAAAAAAAGTTACAGAGCACCGTTGGCTGATGAACCTGCTCTTTGCCGTTCCATATCTGTTGTTAGCGGTCTTCATTACTTCTTTTTTCTGGGATTTCAACGGAATGTCTGCAGAGCTATTTGGCCTCTCTTTTTCTTTTGAAGGGCTTCTGAGGATCATCAGTATTAGCGGCCTGATTGGTTTCCTTACAAACTGGCTGGCTATCACCATGTTATTCCGGCCTACACATAAACGGCCTATTCTCGGCCAGGGACTTATACCCGCACAAAAAGACCGTATTGCCTACCGGCTGGCCCGTGCTGTTTCGGAAGACCTCATCAACCCGGAAATCATTAAGCGAAAAATTCACGAATCCCAGGCCATTACCAAATACAGGGAAAAAGCCACTGTCTACGTAAGAAATATCATTGATGATCCCGAATTCCGGGATAATCTGAAGGCGCTGGTTGTAAGTTATGTAGATGAAATGATTGCGGACCCTGAAGTACGTTCCTCTATTGCAAAAAAACTCATTCAACAGATTGACGACGCCATCGACGAAAACTCTTTCGAGAAAGTGGCTATCAAAGCCTATAGCTTTTTAAAAGGACGTGAGATGCAGGACTTAGTGGAAAGTGCGCTGGTTAAACTTCCTACAGGTATCGAAAACGGGCTTAATAAAATGGATATATTTCTGGATGACCTTCCCGACAAACTGGATGAACATGGTACCGTTATTGAAGAGATGGTAACAAACCTTTTATACAAGCTCATCAATCAGCTTGACGTGCACGCTTTGGTAGAAGATAACTTGCGTCAGTATGATGAAAAGAAACTTGAAAACCTCATCAAAAACGCCAGTAACGACCAGCTCCAGTACATTCAGT
It encodes:
- the ybeY gene encoding rRNA maturation RNase YbeY, with the protein product MKTESSILQLFNESDEKIPLSQSKAESILNIISKHEEADFALIELVYVDEQEIVRINKEHLNRYYVTDIISFRYDDGSEEKNNKAIEGTLFCCAPRIIEQSAEFKEPVEREFQRIFIHGLLHLIGYEDSSEKEKSTMTELENKYLALAEANK
- a CDS encoding DUF445 family protein; protein product: MNKQDNTDIIKERSKQYGSQLWELIRTQVDKHSTLPEKKGELAIPPKKVTEHRWLMNLLFAVPYLLLAVFITSFFWDFNGMSAELFGLSFSFEGLLRIISISGLIGFLTNWLAITMLFRPTHKRPILGQGLIPAQKDRIAYRLARAVSEDLINPEIIKRKIHESQAITKYREKATVYVRNIIDDPEFRDNLKALVVSYVDEMIADPEVRSSIAKKLIQQIDDAIDENSFEKVAIKAYSFLKGREMQDLVESALVKLPTGIENGLNKMDIFLDDLPDKLDEHGTVIEEMVTNLLYKLINQLDVHALVEDNLRQYDEKKLENLIKNASNDQLQYIQYLGAVLGTFGGFIIWEPVASIIVLTFIIGSTVVADTLILRMKKTS
- a CDS encoding DUF2723 domain-containing protein; protein product: MLSDHKTTNRYLALFTFIVSLVIYTLTLAPTASFWDAGEFIAVAHGLQVNHPPGAPFYSIVGRIFSMFMPTEYIAVSINFISALTSALTVMFLYLIVVRLVREWKGNPDSMEMMDKIGMYGGALVGALTFAVTDTFWFSAVEAEVYAMSMFFTSIVVWMALKWAENFDQQYNERWLVLIAYMFGIAIGVHLLNLLALFFVALIVYFKLKEFEWKSFLLMGVGAIIAFFSVYPFTIQMLPTLANGVDEATYGLIGPMLFIFLFMAAVAYAIYYTHKHKMRIANIIAISYAMILIGFSSYSVIMIRSIADPPIDENDPETVEAFISYLKREQYGATPILKGNNYDDQTGQIDRSEEEFFPRRYSPAPNHLDYYGRYNSDWAFFWDYQVNHMYIRYFNWNFIGREADIQDTGWRSGFNEPAYPDNPASNAYFFIPFLLGLFGMIFHFSSDWRRALAILALFIVTGLAIIVFLNQPPYQPRERDYAYVGSFFAFSIWLGLGVTGIIELIKQYANNRILGYAAVVLCLLASPVWMGYQNWDDHDRSNRYVAPDYARNLLESVAPNAIIFTNGDNDTFPLWYAQEVEGIRTDVRIVCLSLLNTDWYIRQLRDQWSHESAPLPISLSDEEVERVTAGISQWQPQDVTIPVDKEMLRNAFSEDMKYKEAIGVKPDTSLPILQKGVDFEMPVDSLDDVVSWRMNGRFYGQNQQGDRIYYLQVQDRLILDILQNNNWLRPVYFANTVSSESQLNLQDYFRTEGKAYRVVPKNFGAGRDGHINPKIFTDRIENFKFREWNNPDVYFDENIRRMLSNYRFNFMSLAMTYREEGKLDSAQYWMKWGEEKIPFRPSETNESLKLLYAVRYSQVDLHDDAMRLSGTAIEGIKEDLEKNLNRFSNIEAEFNELNQQLQSAQSRGDIRTQREIRPQLQQLNSDAQQYLTAVRTARQSLVLVQYTFFQGGNTEEANVLAEEVNMLMGSNFPPMPASKQASEQEIQRYGID